Proteins encoded in a region of the Triticum dicoccoides isolate Atlit2015 ecotype Zavitan chromosome 3A, WEW_v2.0, whole genome shotgun sequence genome:
- the LOC119269677 gene encoding NAC domain-containing protein 90-like produces the protein MADGLPPGYRFYPTEEELICFYLRNKLDGSRGDIERVIPVVDVYSVDPLQLSEIHERLRGGGGGEGEPWFYFCARQEREARGGRPSRTTPSGYWKAAGTPGVVYSADRRPIGLRKTMVFYRGRAPSGTKTKWKMNEYRAFQHEHNDDAAGAPTATGGPHAAAPPNLPPQLRSEFSLCRLYTKSGTLRQFDRRPVAAAARGDIPGPSTAATASPDDGDGSGGSMQPLEEDLMEGAGVGGDVPVNYEGICGDFVNLKIKCQLGLSEVLIVLPSEWLPVLDMLVGARDLADRGNGSIGEGSGAKWSELGFLPNVGFYGVGAVNLEALGAIRST, from the exons ATGGCCGACGGGCTGCCTCCGGGGTACCGTTTCTACCCCACGGAGGAGGAGCTGATATGCTTCTACCTGCGCAACAAGCTCGACGGCAGCCGCGGCGACATAGAGCGCGTCATCCCCGTCGTCGACGTCTACTCCGTCGACCCCTTGCAGCTCTCAG AGATCCACGAGAGGctgcgcggcggcggtggcggtgagggGGAGCCGTGGTTCTACTTCTGCGCGCGGCAGGAGCGGGAGGCGCGGGGCGGGCGGCCCAGCCGGACCACGCCGTCGGGGTACTGGAAGGCGGCGGGCACGCCCGGGGTCGTCTACTCCGCCGACCGCCGGCCCATCGGGCTGAGGAAGACCATGGTGTTCTACCGAGGCCGCGCGCCGTCCGGGACCAAGACCAAGTGGAAAATGAACGAGTACAGGGCCTTCCAGCACGAGCACAACGACGACGCCGCCGGCGCACCCACGGCAACCGGGGGTCCCCACGCCGCTGCGCCACCGAACCTCCCTCCGCAG CTGAGAAGCGAGTTCAGCTTGTGTCGACTCTACACCAAATCGGGGACACTGAGGCAGTTCGATCGACGGCCGGTTGCAGCGGCTGCACGCGGTGACATTCCGGGGCCATCCACGGCAGCCACCGCGTCGCCCGACGACGGTGACGGCTCCGGTGGATCCATGCAGCCGCTTGAGGAGGATCTGATGGAAGGAGCTGGCG tgggaggagatgttcccgtcAACTATGAAGGCATCTGtggcgacttcgtcaatctcaaaataaaatgtcagctcggtctctcggaggtgctcatagtg CTGCCGTCGGAGTGGCTGCCAGTGCTGGACATGCTCGTCGGTGCTAGGGATTTGGCCGATCGGGGAAATGGGAGCATCGGGGAGGGGAGCGGAGCGAAGTGGAGTGAGCTAGGGTTTCTGCCGAATGTGGGGTTTTAtggggtcgg GGcggtgaacctcgaggccctaggggcgatcaggtcgacctag